The window AATCCTTACGACAATAAAAATTTGTATAGCTGCAATGATTGGAAATCCAAATGCAAAGGAATTATGCTTTGTTTTGTGGCGGAATAAGTACATTCCTAACACACCACCGCAAGCCCCACCAAGGAAGGCTAATGTAAATAAGGATTTTTCGGAAATACGCCATTCATGATTTCTTGCTCGTGATTTATCTATATACATAAAAATACAAAGTACAATTGACATCACGGCGATATAGGCTAAACATGCAAATTCCATCG is drawn from Lysinibacillus sp. SGAir0095 and contains these coding sequences:
- a CDS encoding DUF1294 domain-containing protein, which encodes MEFACLAYIAVMSIVLCIFMYIDKSRARNHEWRISEKSLFTLAFLGGACGGVLGMYLFRHKTKHNSFAFGFPIIAAIQIFIVVRIFIVF